The DNA window CTAAAAGTAAACCTTGTGCAACCTTTTCTTTTTCGCTAATTGTAATATTTTTTAAATGTTCAGGAGAATCATTTTTATAAACTATAAATTTTTGTCCAATTAAACGACCTGGGGTTAATAATCCTTGGAAAAGTTCTAAATTTGGACGTTTATCACGAGTAGCTGATGTATCATAAGAATCTGTATATTCAGTATGATTGCTATTCATAATTGCTGATGCTAATGGAATATTATTTAAATATTCTTCTAATGTTTTTAAATCAACACTTTTAGTAAATGTACTATAAGTTAAAGCATCTGGTGCAAGTCCTCTTCCTGAGTATGAACTAAAAATTGGAAGTGAACCAAAGAAAGCATCAGGGAAGAATTTAATTTCACTTGATTCTTTTTGTCAGTTGAGTGTGAACCTAATGTAATTGAGTTACCTCTTTGTTCTGCTCCCTTAACAATTCTAAAGCTTTCAAGAGTAAGAATGTCAGGTCCTCATGCAACATTAGTCATAAATCATTTACTAAAATCAATAAATTGTTTTGGACGAACAGCCAAAACATATTCATCAAAAAAGCTAAATGAAGCATACTTAACTTCTAAAATAAATCCTTCTTGATAAATTTCATAATATTTTTGGAAGAATGTATCTAAATCCATACGTTCTTCTGGTTTGTTTAAAAATCAAAATTCTGTTGCATCTTCATTTAAATCTGCAACTTTTTTTTCTTTTAATGGGTCTAAAATTCCTAACTGAGGAGTTAAAACTCCCTCTTCTTTAATTGAAGCATAATTGTTTTTTAAAGCTTCTTTACTAAATGGTGGAAAAGATCCTTTAACTTCATCGGAGTTTTGTGCATAAGCTCAAACAGCACCATATGAAGCACCAACACCAGCTGCAATGAGTCCGCTGGCGATGAGGACTTTTAGTTTTAAACTAAGTTTTTTGGACATATTTTCCTTTCATAATTGTTAATAAAATAATTAAAACCATAATGGACTTATGGTTTTAATTAAATAAAGTTAATTATTTTCTGAGTCCATATATTCAGCATGTAATTCTTTGAGAACTTGATAAGTAGCAACTTCACTTGC is part of the Mycoplasmopsis gallopavonis genome and encodes:
- a CDS encoding PDxFFG protein produces the protein MSKKLSLKLKVLIASGLIAAGVGASYGAVWAYAQNSDEVKGSFPPFSKEALKNNYASIKEEGVLTPQLGILDPLKEKKVADLNEDATEFWFLNKPEERMDLDTFFQKYYEIYQEGFILEVKYASFSFFDEYVLAVRPKQFIDFSKWFMTNVAWGPDILTLESFRIVKGAEQRGNSITLGSHSTDKKNQVKLNSSLMLSLVHFQFLVHTQEEDLHQML